One window of Pocillopora verrucosa isolate sample1 chromosome 9, ASM3666991v2, whole genome shotgun sequence genomic DNA carries:
- the LOC131770035 gene encoding diamine oxidase [copper-containing] translates to METSDPMVKKKSDRAPTNAPVVWKVLAIVFILISLALMIALIVVATKKSKSDREPAENSKGDHVIQVENCVNGMDGLADPPKSSGLFDDLTIEEITAVRAYLMEQASLNLTEPAEASVDSNYIYMIQFLPPSKNEALEYLDNNGTKPERKAVAVVFHGAANPPLVREYIVSPVSKPTGHVARKIPGGEKDFVTFNARPFDTRMRMIMTYVVHYASAKLDKLMKESYDGFSFTGCKSPKCLGIGFTSPMGFTAEDRISWINFKRDMTGHLDLSMLVDFGGADTKKWKILKVLYNNQTFDSVDELAAKYENNTINKIFVPAPKGKDALFSSYQRRRDPQPPTPMRGPEQYEPDGKRYTVNGRHVSYMSWSFDFRMDSNSGMQIYDIKFNGERIVYELSLQEAAATYTGYYPAASWNNFLDGGWGMGAYSMELVRGVDCPYSATFFDLVHMFQKPTTVRNAVCVFELNTGMPLRRHYDNNFYNGYKFYGGMTNQVLVLRSVATLYNYDYVFDFLFYQNGVIEVKMSASGYVYGAFYDSNMDPYAYPLHKDFTSGTHDHLINYKVDLDIGGRKNSFETIEIGIENITERWFPDRRRVQKVLKRDVKKTEMDAAYKFDFDHPMYLNFFNEKKKNRMGVKKGYRIQLDNMLKQLYPEDWMITPMLSWSLYQMAVTKYKENETQSSSIYNQQSPTNSQVDFRNYLVDDDPIVNEDLVSWVTIGAMHVPHSEDLPNTATAANSASFFIRPFNYFDEDPSIGSTNAILIKPIEPYYFTGQIVERYGTPVGPQCIPKDYKIDFNGTYLYG, encoded by the exons ATGGAGACAAGTGATCCCATGGTCAAGAAGAAATCCGATCGCGCACCTACCAATGCACCCGTGGTGTGGAAAGTTCTGGCCATCGTCTTCATTTTGATAAGTTTAGCGTTAATGATTGCGTTGATTGTTGTAGCAACGAAGAAATCAAAAAGCGATCGTGAGCCAGCTGAAAATTCCAAAGGAGATCATGTTATTCAAGTGGAAAACTGTGTAAATGGAATGGATGGCCTTGCTGACCCACCTAAGTCTTCGGGTCTTTTCGACGATCTAACAATCGAAGAAATCACCGCTGTTAGAGCGTATCTAATGGAGCAAGCTTCACTTAACCTAACGGAACCTGCCGAAGCATCGGTCGACAGTAATTACATCTACATGATACAGTTTCTTCCACCGTCCAAGAATGAAGCTTTAGAGTATTTGGACAACAATGGCACCAAGCCTGAACGGAAAGCTGTGGCGGTGGTATTTCATGGCGCTGCCAATCCCCCGCTTGTTAGAGAATATATAGTCAGCCCTGTTTCCAAACCTACTGGGCACGTCGCAAGAAAGATTCCTGGTGGGGAGAAAGACTTTGTAACATTCAATGCTCGGCCTTTTGATACTCGCATGAGAATGATAATGACCTATGTTGTACATTATGCCTCTGCAAAACTCGATAAGCTGATGAAAGAGAGTTACGATGGCTTCTCGTTCACCGGATGCAAGTCACCTAAGTGTCTTGGAATTGGTTTTACTTCTCCTATGGGATTTACTGCCGAAGATCGCATAAGTTGGATCAATTTCAAACGTGACATGACAGGACATCTTGACTTGTCGATGTTAGTAGATTTTGGAGGAGCGGACacgaaaaaatggaaaatactcAAGGTTCTCTACAATAATCAGACATTTGACTCTGTTGATGAGTTAGCGGCCAAATACGAGAACAACACCATCAACAAGATTTTTGTTCCTGCACCAAAGGGGAAGGACGCGTTGTTTTCAAGCTATCAACGTCGGAGAGATCCACAGCCACCCACACCAATGAGAGGACCAGAACAGTACGAGCCCGATGGAAAACGCTATACCGTTAACGGACGTCATGTCAGCTACATGTCTTGGTCCTTCGATTTCAGAATGGATTCCAACAGTGGCATGCAGATCTACGATATAAAATTCAACGGAGAGAGAATTGTTTACGAGCTCAGTCTTCAAGAAGCAGCTGCAACATATACAGGTTATTACCCAGCCGCTTCGTGGAATAACTTCCTCGATGGAGGCTGGGGAATGGGAGCATACAGCATGGAGCTGGTTCGTGGTGTGGATTGTCCCTACTCCGCAACATTCTTTGACCTGGtgcacatgtttcaaaaaccaACGACTGTGCGAAACGCCGTCTGTGTATTTGAACTAAACACTGGAATGCCACTTCGCCGACATTatgataacaacttttacaatGGTTATAAATTCTACGGAGGAATGACCAACCAAGTTTTAGTTCTGCGTTCTGTGGCGACGCTGTATAACTATGACTACGTGTTTGACTTCTTATTTTACCAAAATGGTGTCATTGAAGTTAAAATGTCAGCCTCTGGGTACGTCTATGGAGCATTCTATGACTCCAACATGGACCCTTACGCATACCCCCTCCACAAGGATTTCACAAGTGGTACACACGATCACCTTATCAATTATAAAGTAGACTTGGACATTGGTGGGCGTAAGAACTCTTTCGAGACCATTGAAATTGGAATCGAAAACATCACTGAGCGATGGTTTCCCGATAGACGACGTGTTCAGAAAGTTCTGAAACGCGATgtgaagaaaacagaaatggaTGCCGCTTACAAGTTTGACTTTGACCATCCAATGTACCTAAACTTCttcaatgaaaagaagaaaaaccgAATGGGTGTGAAAAAAGGATACCGCATCCAACTGGACAACATGTTGAAGCAGTTGTACCCAGAAGACTGGATGATCACACCGATGTTGAGCTGGTCCCTCTACCAAATGGCTGTCACCAAATACAAAGAGAATGAGACACAGAGCAGCTCTATATATAACCAACAGTCACCGACAAATTCCCAG GTTGATTTCCGTAATTACCTCGTGGATGACGATCCCATTGTCAATGAGGACCTGGTTTCCTGGGTAACAATAGGGGCGATGCACGTGCCTCATTCAGAAGACTTGCCTAACACCGCTACGGCTGCCAACTCCGCCAGCTTCTTCATAAGACCTTTCAACTACTTTGACGAGGATCCTTCCATCGGATCTACCAACGCCATTTTGATCAAACCCATAGAGCCGTATTATTTCACTGGGCAGATAGTGGAGCGATATGGCACTCCTGTGGGACCACAATGCATCCCCAAGGACTATAAAATTGACTTTAATGGAACTTACCTTTATGGATAG
- the LOC131770034 gene encoding protein RCC2 homolog, which translates to MSNSETQPKKRKELEDCDEENPKKSKTESADTLIDSSGHETNDTKENHLGDETLPGAGSEEATELDKAQSPAPPNTCGKLLISGATNWDLVGRKETPKSAGNAGGPNLWEPHSISSLNHIRVQLVASGPSACHSIIICEDGTAMSFGRNDNGQLGHGDVVRCDKPKVIESLKHYTIVQASCGKAHTLVLTAEGILFGFGGNKMAQLGQGHQKPVVAKPVQIVHPNNKKIIKTACGAEFSMFIDDTNLLYSFGRPEHGQLGHNTDGQYFVTSNKLAFYCEVLPRHVAVFVEKTKDGFTHIMDDVKIVDVSCGNNHTIVRDSKDRVFTWGFGGYGRLGHQQPKDEHVPRLVSFFKGKSVSSVHAGASYSMAVSAGQLYFWGQTKSTGDATMYPKPVRDMSGWDVRSVGCSKTSIVLAADDSVVSWGPSPTYGELGYGLKKGGQKSSSNPKIVEPLEGIYIQQVSCGLGHTLYIARDEENDRALLDKLPIYDPDKM; encoded by the exons ATGTCTAACTCGGAAACGCAgccgaaaaaaaggaaagagctTGAGGACTGCGACGAAGAAAATCCAAAGAAATCAAAGACTGAATCTGCTGACACCTTGATCGATTCGTCAGGTCATGAAACAAATGACACGAAGGAAAACCACTTAGGAGACGAAACCTTACCCGGGGCCGGATCAGAGGAGGCCACAGAACTCGATAAAGCCCAG tctccagCACCACCTAACACATGTGGTAAGCTACTTATAAGTGGAGCAACAAACTGGGACTTAGTTGGAAGGAAGGAGACACCAAAATCTGCTG GTAATGCAGGAGGTCCAAACTTATGGGAACCGCACAGCATCTCATCACTGAACCACATCAGAGTGCAGCTGGTGGCTTCAGGTCCAAGTGCATGTCATAGCATCATCATCTGTGAAGATGGAACTGCTATGAGTTTTG GTCGCAATGACAATGGTCAGCTGGGACATGGAGATGTGGTACGCTGTGACAAGCCCAAAGTAATTGAGAGTTTAAAGCACTACACTATCGTGCAAGCAAGTTGTGGAAAGGCACACACCCTGGTTCTCACAG CTGAGGGTATCCTGTTTGGTTTTGGTGGAAACAAGATGGCACAGCTGGGACAAGGACATCAAAAACCAGTTGTGGCCAAGCCTGTTCAG ATTGTTCACCCGAACAACAAGAAGATAATCAAGACCGCATGCGGGGCAGAGTTCAGCATGTTTATTGATGACACCAACTTGCTGTATTCGTTCGGTCGCCCGGAGCATGGTCAGCTGGGACATAACACAGACGGGCAGTACTTTGTCACATCTAATAAGCTGGCATTTTATTGCGAGGTGCTACCTAGACACGTTGCAGTTTTTGTCGAAAAAACGAAAGATGGATTCACCCATATCATGGACGATGTGAAAATTGTCGATGTTTCATGCGGAAATAACCACACG ATTGTACGAGACTCTAAAGACAGAGTTTTTACTTGGGGATTTGGTGGTTACGGCCGGCTCGGTCATCAACAACCCAAAGACGAACATGTGCCAAGACTGGTTTCtttcttcaaaggaaaaa gTGTCTCGTCGGTCCATGCCGGTGCAAGCTATAGCATGGCGGTCAGTGCTGGTCAGCTGTACTTCTGGGGACAGACCAAGAGCACGGGGGATGCCACTATGTACCCGAAACCGGTCCGGGACATGTCAGGATGGGATGTCCGCAGTGTAGGATGCTC CAAAACAAGCATTGTTCTGGCAGCAGACGACAGTGTGGTCAGCTGGGGACCGAGTCCGACGTACGGGGAACTG GGATATGGATTAAAGAAAGGAGGACAAAAATCGTCATCAAATCCGAAGATAGTCGAACCTCTGGAAGGGATTTACATCCAACAGGTCAGCTGCGGTTTGGGGCACACCTTGTACATTGCACGTGACGAGGAAAACGATCGAGCACTACTTGACAAATTACCCATTTACGACCCCGACAAG atgTGA
- the LOC131770039 gene encoding sushi, von Willebrand factor type A, EGF and pentraxin domain-containing protein 1: MMLAGSKLTMVLAIICMMEKVLATDQGRTKYLQQGKDIKPPNIECPDNVFSNTEPKKPTRRVKWRRPFATDTSGHMPTITSFPKGIVSPHDFPIGKTRIIYTATDHSGNSHSCVFTVTIVDKEPPKITCPKDMEVIKTGPGHTTVVHWHPPTADDNSGGHVVLFTESVADSGFTVGRHRITYKATDPSGNKASCTFTITVLNPKCPAYAPPLNGLMACAHSHLLGGTVCTPQCNLPRDFTRVPAHMYICQSTGTWFAWDSRPVVSQELPWPDCTDVDGPVLFRKGMSWQSFSGDCLDPKVQKLAKQNLVKAFIDVFGQDFGLMADDISIACGKSRRNEKSVLPGAEFKSE, from the exons ATGATGCTTGCGGGGTCAAAGCTAACAATGGTCTTAGCAATAATCTGTATGATGGAGAAAG TTTTGGCCACTGATCAAGGGCGGACAAAATATCTCCAACAGGGCAAGG ACATAAAACCGCCAAATATAGAATGCCCGGATAACGTGTTCAGCAACACGGAACCAAAAAAGCCCACCAGGAGGGTGAAGTGGAGAAGACCATTTGCCACGGACACCTCGGGTCACATGCCCACAATTACCAGCTTCCCAAAGGGTATTGTGTCACCTCACGACTTTCCGATTGGAAAAACACGCATAATCTACACAGCTACGGACCACAGTGGAAATTCACATTCATGTGTGTTTACGGTTACCATTGTAG ATAAGGAACCTCCAAAGATAACTTGTCCCAAAGATATGGAAGTCATCAAGACAGGGCCAGGTCACACAACTGTTGTCCACTGGCACCCGCCGACTGCTGATGATAACTCTGGAGGACACGTCGTTTTGTTTACTGAGTCGGTCGCTGATTCCGGTTTTACAGTGGGGCGACATCGAATTACTTACAAGGCCACGGACCCGTCGGGAAATAAGGCGTCATGTACATTCACTATAACTGTTTTAA ATCCCAAGTGCCCGGCCTATGCTCCTCCACTGAATGGTCTCATGGCTTGCGCGCATTCGCATCTGTTAGGCGGGACAGTGTGCACACCTCAGTGTAATCTCCCCAGGGATTTCACCAGAGTTCCTGCCCATATGTACATCTGCCAATCAACAGGAACATGGTTTGCATGGGATTCACGCCCAGTGGTGTCACAAGAGTTACCTTGGCCAGATTGTACTG atGTTGATGGACCAGTGTTATTTCGAAAAGGAATGAGTTGGCAAAGTTTTTCAGGAGACTGTTTGGATCCCAAAGTCCAGAAACTAGCCAAACAAAACTTGGTAAAAGCCTTCATCGATGTTTTTGGTCAGGATTTTGGCCTCATGGCAGACGACATCAGCATTGCATGCGGCAAGTCCCGGAGAAACGAGAAAAGTGTTCTGCCGGGGGCAG AATTCAAAAGTGAATGA
- the LOC131770032 gene encoding EGF-like repeat and discoidin I-like domain-containing protein 3, producing MTDITIWIVLMSVLGTTMDAAFVPEKFRDEQDEGDCDGPLGLENGNITDGQLSVSSEWDWNHGARRGRLNVQKQGGLRGAWSSRRNDGNQWLQVDLFDEDAQVTGIATQGRADWNQWVTKYRLQYAVDGVNFQYYKEQGQSAIKEFTGNTDRNTIVRYNLNPPITARFIRFRPVSWTGHISMRAELYGCFSKCLKPLGVQSGEISDKQLSASSEWDINHGAKRGRLNIKKDGPLRGAWSSRRNDQNQWIQIDLLTSYTAVRGVATQGRYDWNQWVTQYRLQYGNDGENFEFYTVAAGQSAIKDFVGNKDRHTIVFHKLRAVFARFIRILPRSWHGHVSMRTELYGCPALVENMDLNGDGFASQSEVESFGLKWKGDVEEFDLNADGKLSPEESKIMTYKSIYDVKKILCHFKATDTNHDLFVTAGELKKRFEDFKYDITPNGLAEFIKEGDIDVVDNKFSYHEFSTAMFGV from the exons gaGATTGTGATGGACCTCTCGGCCTCGAAAACGGTAACATCACCGACGGACAGCTTAGTGTCTCTTCGGAGTGGGACTGGAACCATGGTGCTAGACGCGGTAGGCTGAATGTACAGAAACAAGGCGGCCTGAGAGGCGCTTGGTCCTCACGCAGGAATGACGGCAATCAGTGGCTCCAGGTTGATCTCTTTGACGAAGATGCTCAAGTGACGGGTATCGCCACACAGGGAAGGGCTGACTGGAACCAGTGGGTCACCAAGTACAGGCTGCAGTATGCTGTGGATGGAGTGAACTTCCAGTACTACAAAGAGCAAGGACAATCTGCAATCAAG GAATTCACTGGTAACACGGACAGAAACACCATAGTTCGTTACAATCTGAATCCACCAATTACTGCACGTTTTATCCGTTTTCGACCTGTCAGTTGGACCGGACACATTTCCATGAGAGCGGAGCTTTATGGCTGCTTTTCCA aaTGTCTCAAGCCTCTTGGCGTGCAAAGTGGTGAAATTTCTGACAAACAACTTTCTGCCTCTTCTGAATGGGACATAAATCACGGTGCCAAACGTGGCCGACTTAACATTAAGAAAGACGGACCTCTGCGAGGTGCTTGGTCTTCCCGTAGGAATGATCAAAACCAGTGGATACAGATCGATCTTCTCACTAGTTACACAGCAGTGAGGGGCGTAGCCACACAGGGAAGATACGACTGGAATCAGTGGGTCACCCAATACAGGCTGCAGTACGGTAATGATGGAGAAAACTTTGAATTCTACACTGTGGCTGCAGGACAAAGTGCAATCaag gATTTTGTAGGAAACAAGGACCGGCACACTATTGTTTTTCACAAACTAAGGGCAGTCTTCGCACGTTTCATCCGAATTCTTCCACGGTCATGGCATGGACATGTCTCCATGCGTACGGAGCTCTATGGTTGCCCAG CTCTGGTGGAAAACATGGACTTGAACGGAGATGGATTTGCCAGCCAAAGTGAAGTGGAAAGCTTTGGATTAAAGTGGAAGGGTGATGTAGAAGAATTCGATCTGAACG CTGACGGCAAACTCAGTCCTGAGGAGTCTAAAATCATGACGTACAAAAGTATATATGATGTCAAGAAAATCCTATGTCATTTCAAAGCCACCGATACGAACCATGACTTGTTTGTGACGGCTGGAGAGCTGAAAAAACGATTTGAAGACTTCAAATATGACATCACTCCAAACGGCCTAGCTGAGTTTATCAAGGAGGGCGACATTGATGTGGTGGATAATAAATTCAGTTATCACG AGTTCAGCACGGCAATGTTTGGTGTTTAA